Proteins from one Fibrobacter sp. UWR3 genomic window:
- the tsaB gene encoding tRNA (adenosine(37)-N6)-threonylcarbamoyltransferase complex dimerization subunit type 1 TsaB → MTIDLYVDTSRKGISMAVATSGQPMNARTTDASARVYEEIVNTEARGEILGESLDTLLTRVGATLDDVKRVMVTLGPGSFSGLRTGVAFCQGLCFSGKRELYGVTTLQALACFAHDAADNKPACTDAAGNKPAGTVAGKECAETAVVIRARTGFWYMRLNGEEFFIETPEVIERIKNAKVKAIVADAPAQEDEALKAVFAEIGASVSPDTGKPLDMWAPLFSTVKPSLIQEANYIQPSYFEKLKS, encoded by the coding sequence ATGACTATTGACTTATACGTAGATACTTCCCGGAAGGGCATCTCGATGGCGGTTGCGACCAGCGGCCAGCCTATGAATGCGCGAACTACGGATGCAAGCGCTCGCGTTTACGAGGAAATCGTGAACACGGAGGCCCGCGGGGAAATTCTCGGGGAATCGCTCGACACGCTGCTCACGCGCGTGGGCGCGACTCTCGATGACGTGAAGCGCGTGATGGTGACGCTCGGGCCCGGCTCTTTCAGCGGGCTCAGGACCGGAGTGGCATTCTGCCAGGGGCTTTGCTTCAGCGGGAAGCGCGAACTCTACGGGGTCACGACCCTGCAGGCGCTCGCATGTTTTGCGCACGATGCCGCGGACAATAAGCCTGCGTGTACCGATGCCGCGGGCAATAAGCCTGCTGGTACTGTCGCGGGCAAGGAATGCGCCGAGACTGCGGTCGTTATCCGCGCTCGCACCGGGTTCTGGTACATGAGGCTGAACGGCGAGGAATTCTTCATCGAGACGCCCGAGGTTATCGAACGCATCAAGAACGCGAAAGTTAAGGCGATTGTCGCGGACGCCCCCGCACAGGAAGACGAAGCGCTCAAGGCCGTCTTTGCAGAGATTGGCGCAAGTGTTTCGCCCGATACGGGCAAGCCTCTCGACATGTGGGCCCCGCTGTTCAGTACCGTAAAGCCGTCGCTCATTCAGGAAGCGAACTACATTCAGCCGTCCTATTTCGAAAAGTTGAAATCATAG
- a CDS encoding DUF748 domain-containing protein — MKKALKITGIVIAALLILVIAALKFAPGIVRGYIVNNSEDLIGRKVAIESISLDPFSFTLSIDSLAVFEKDGETPFVAFEKFRVNVDPFDMLTGTASVSEIYLKGLYARVLQHEDRFNFTDIIEFLAKGDSTALDSAAGVAAADSATAKADTASVDSAGMVNAAEIAEGLPFNISVKNIVFEKGNIIYQDTKVGSKIHLQDFSLNIPAVYLSNKQTDVGLSLKFADGGDLNVKVEANAATNDFKLDVNLKDFALACGKPYLNDFINYKDFTGTLSVAVNMAGNLNDILSSDIKGTVSLDSVVLTETSGRTLGVNHVGVGIGKANINENNYVVDSVVVDGAFAHIDLYKNGKTNIDVLLKKGSADEPDSAQLAADQQLVLGDAPDSTATEVKEEPAPAEKSKPLKAKINKLLLQNTKVSATDHSITRPFNYTVSGITVLGSNINYDTPCSINVKAAFPDGGSLNVKYKGALSNIGTMDAYVSVKNLALKHFSNYSHHYTGYPLSAGTLAFASENKIKNFELDSKNTIDIYNIDVADKDPNSNPEFMVPMKVGLYILKDKDDKIQFDIPVHGNLKDPQFSVGKIIWKTVMNLLIKVALSPLKIVGNLASTGAGAIGLDLGKNDEIIIDATAKTFTSEQYAKASKMTEALSKDKNLKLVFTQLYNVRKTTEAYRTVKLKTEYYKKTHGKEKLTELDERAIAEMSDSDEGFVAYVKENGDKLDAKALRKELSTLAEGRNQDLLKVLSQQSGVTKKNIKVITAPANQLSSHRGKAMYKVSVDVQ, encoded by the coding sequence ATGAAAAAGGCACTCAAGATAACAGGCATCGTAATTGCGGCTCTACTCATTCTCGTGATTGCCGCGCTCAAGTTCGCTCCTGGAATTGTAAGGGGCTATATCGTCAACAACTCCGAGGACCTCATCGGGCGCAAGGTCGCTATCGAGAGCATCTCGCTCGATCCGTTCTCGTTTACGCTGAGCATCGACAGCCTTGCTGTGTTCGAGAAGGATGGCGAGACGCCGTTTGTCGCATTCGAGAAGTTCCGCGTGAATGTGGACCCGTTCGATATGCTTACGGGTACGGCCTCGGTGAGCGAAATCTACCTGAAGGGCCTGTACGCGCGAGTGCTCCAGCACGAGGACCGCTTCAATTTTACCGACATCATTGAGTTCCTTGCGAAGGGCGATTCTACGGCGCTCGATTCCGCTGCTGGCGTGGCTGCGGCCGATTCCGCTACTGCGAAGGCCGATACGGCAAGCGTGGATTCTGCGGGCATGGTGAATGCGGCCGAGATTGCGGAAGGCCTCCCCTTCAACATTTCCGTAAAGAACATCGTGTTCGAGAAGGGCAACATCATTTACCAGGATACGAAGGTCGGTTCCAAGATTCATCTGCAGGACTTTTCGCTCAATATCCCTGCGGTGTACCTGAGCAACAAGCAGACCGACGTGGGTTTAAGCCTCAAGTTTGCCGACGGTGGTGACCTGAATGTGAAGGTGGAAGCGAACGCGGCGACAAACGACTTTAAGCTTGACGTGAACCTCAAGGACTTCGCGCTCGCCTGCGGAAAGCCGTACCTGAACGACTTTATCAACTACAAGGACTTTACAGGCACGCTCTCTGTGGCCGTGAACATGGCGGGCAACCTGAACGACATTCTCTCTTCGGATATCAAGGGCACCGTATCGCTCGATAGCGTCGTGCTTACCGAAACGAGCGGGCGTACGCTCGGTGTGAACCACGTGGGCGTGGGTATTGGCAAGGCGAACATCAACGAGAACAACTACGTGGTGGATTCTGTGGTGGTAGACGGAGCCTTTGCGCACATTGACCTGTACAAGAACGGTAAGACGAATATCGACGTGTTGTTGAAGAAGGGTTCCGCCGATGAGCCGGATAGCGCGCAGCTTGCTGCCGACCAGCAACTGGTGCTTGGCGATGCACCCGATTCTACCGCCACCGAAGTGAAGGAAGAGCCTGCGCCTGCCGAAAAGTCCAAGCCGCTCAAGGCAAAGATCAACAAACTTCTTTTGCAGAACACGAAGGTGAGCGCGACCGACCATTCCATCACCAGGCCGTTTAACTACACGGTGAGCGGAATTACGGTGCTCGGCTCGAACATCAACTACGATACACCCTGTTCCATCAACGTGAAGGCGGCATTCCCCGACGGCGGAAGCCTGAACGTGAAATACAAGGGAGCGCTCAGCAATATCGGCACGATGGATGCCTATGTGAGCGTGAAGAACCTCGCCCTGAAGCACTTCAGCAACTACAGCCACCATTACACGGGATACCCGCTTAGCGCCGGCACGCTTGCCTTTGCGAGCGAGAACAAGATAAAGAATTTTGAACTCGACAGCAAGAACACCATCGACATATACAACATCGATGTCGCGGACAAGGACCCGAATTCGAACCCGGAATTTATGGTGCCCATGAAGGTGGGCCTGTACATCTTGAAGGACAAGGACGACAAGATTCAGTTCGATATTCCGGTACACGGCAACCTGAAGGACCCGCAGTTCTCCGTGGGCAAGATTATCTGGAAGACGGTGATGAACCTGCTTATCAAGGTGGCCCTCTCCCCGCTCAAGATTGTGGGTAACCTCGCCTCTACCGGCGCAGGAGCCATCGGGCTTGACCTCGGCAAGAACGACGAAATCATCATCGACGCGACGGCCAAGACATTCACGAGCGAGCAGTACGCGAAGGCGTCCAAGATGACGGAAGCGCTCTCGAAGGACAAGAACCTGAAGCTCGTGTTCACGCAACTCTACAACGTGCGCAAGACTACGGAAGCCTACCGCACCGTAAAGCTCAAGACGGAATACTACAAGAAGACGCACGGCAAGGAAAAACTGACCGAACTCGACGAGCGGGCCATTGCCGAAATGAGCGACAGCGACGAGGGCTTTGTTGCCTACGTGAAGGAAAACGGCGACAAGCTCGACGCGAAGGCGCTCCGCAAGGAACTTTCCACCCTCGCCGAGGGCAGGAACCAGGACTTGCTGAAGGTCCTCTCGCAGCAGAGCGGCGTGACCAAGAAGAACATCAAGGTGATTACTGCCCCGGCGAACCAGCTTTCGAGCCATCGCGGGAAGGCGATGTACAAGGTTTCCGTCGATGTGCAGTAA
- a CDS encoding D-alanine--D-alanine ligase, giving the protein MSRLRVLVLMGGPSTEHDVSVVSGTGVVRAMNPERYNIHPVLIDKDGTWHWSARELSPYQKDNFSVNYFRSLEGTAACTKKSPALSELPAADIAFLALHGKWGEDGHIQALLENWGIPYTGCGLLASALAMDKIKSKEIYRANGIPTPPYRVIWKHDFTGDTLVSVADELGFPLVIKDPLGGSSIGIGIAKNLDEAGKIAQDLFKDSNRLLCEKFIAGGEASCGYIEGEKPLPPTEMRMTTREYFDFEAKYNGECQEVTPAEFPAELTARIQELAKNAHFALGGAGYSRTDVRIAKDGQIYAIETNTLPGMTPTSILPAQAACNGITYSQLIDMIIDKSLAIKR; this is encoded by the coding sequence ATGTCCCGCTTACGCGTATTGGTCCTGATGGGTGGTCCGTCCACCGAGCACGATGTTTCTGTAGTGAGTGGCACCGGTGTTGTCCGCGCCATGAACCCGGAACGCTACAATATCCACCCCGTTTTGATTGACAAGGACGGCACCTGGCACTGGTCCGCCCGCGAACTTTCCCCCTACCAGAAGGACAATTTCTCGGTCAACTACTTCCGTAGCCTCGAAGGCACGGCCGCCTGCACCAAGAAGTCCCCTGCCCTCTCCGAACTCCCGGCTGCCGACATCGCGTTTTTGGCACTGCACGGCAAGTGGGGCGAAGATGGTCACATCCAGGCCCTGCTCGAGAACTGGGGCATCCCGTACACGGGTTGCGGGCTCCTTGCCTCGGCACTTGCGATGGACAAGATCAAGTCCAAGGAAATCTACCGCGCGAACGGCATCCCGACCCCGCCGTACCGCGTCATCTGGAAGCACGACTTTACGGGCGATACGCTCGTGAGCGTCGCCGACGAACTCGGGTTCCCGCTTGTCATCAAGGATCCGCTGGGCGGCTCCTCCATCGGCATTGGCATTGCCAAGAATCTCGATGAAGCGGGCAAGATTGCGCAGGACTTGTTCAAGGATTCCAACCGCCTGCTTTGCGAGAAGTTTATTGCCGGCGGCGAAGCGAGCTGCGGCTACATTGAAGGCGAAAAGCCGCTCCCGCCCACCGAGATGCGCATGACGACCCGTGAATACTTCGACTTCGAGGCGAAGTACAACGGTGAATGTCAGGAAGTGACTCCCGCGGAATTCCCTGCCGAACTCACGGCCCGCATCCAGGAACTCGCCAAGAACGCTCACTTCGCGCTCGGCGGTGCAGGCTACAGCCGCACGGACGTGCGCATCGCGAAGGATGGCCAGATTTACGCCATCGAGACGAACACGCTCCCGGGCATGACTCCCACGTCGATTCTCCCGGCTCAGGCGGCCTGCAACGGCATTACCTACAGCCAGCTCATTGACATGATTATCGACAAGAGCCTCGCAATCAAGCGGTAG
- the tgt gene encoding tRNA guanosine(34) transglycosylase Tgt, with product MSLNENPFELLKKSDRSKARRGRLHTAHGVVETPIFMPVGTLASVKGLSSRDLREMQAQIILANTYHLYLRPGTELVAKMGGVQKFMGWNGPMLTDSGGFQVWSLKNFRHITEDGVEFHSHLDGSRQMFTPESVMKAQREIGADIIMAFDECTPYPSTVEEASQSLDYTLAWTKRAMDWLRENPPVHDYPQYFFGIVQGGMHKELRQKSIDALKEIAPDGYAMGGLSVGEPVETMYEIADFCTNLLPTDRARYVMGVGTPWNLLELIKRGVDMFDCILPAKNAQDGLVYTSRGVLRYKNAKFADDDRPLDLECGCHCCRNYTRAYVRHLFKTKEPLGWTLSTLHNLHFYLHLMQQARDHIEAGDFEDWSAEIIPQLQQEA from the coding sequence ATATCATTGAACGAAAACCCTTTTGAACTTCTGAAAAAGAGCGACCGCAGCAAGGCCCGCCGTGGTCGGCTCCACACGGCGCATGGCGTCGTGGAAACACCGATTTTTATGCCGGTGGGCACTCTTGCGAGCGTGAAGGGGCTTTCTTCGCGGGACCTGCGCGAAATGCAAGCGCAGATTATCCTCGCGAACACGTACCACCTGTACCTGCGCCCGGGCACGGAACTCGTGGCCAAGATGGGCGGCGTGCAGAAGTTCATGGGCTGGAACGGCCCGATGCTCACCGACAGCGGCGGATTCCAGGTCTGGAGCCTCAAGAATTTTCGCCACATTACCGAAGATGGCGTGGAATTCCATAGCCATCTGGACGGCTCGCGCCAGATGTTCACTCCGGAATCGGTGATGAAGGCCCAGCGCGAAATCGGGGCCGATATCATCATGGCCTTTGACGAATGCACGCCTTACCCGAGCACCGTCGAAGAGGCGTCTCAATCGCTCGACTACACGCTGGCCTGGACAAAGCGCGCGATGGATTGGCTACGCGAAAACCCACCTGTCCACGATTACCCGCAGTATTTCTTCGGAATTGTGCAGGGCGGCATGCACAAGGAACTCCGACAAAAATCCATCGATGCCCTCAAGGAAATCGCTCCCGACGGCTACGCGATGGGCGGCCTTTCCGTAGGCGAACCTGTAGAAACCATGTACGAAATCGCCGATTTCTGCACGAATTTGCTTCCTACCGACCGTGCCCGCTACGTGATGGGGGTGGGCACGCCCTGGAATCTGCTAGAACTTATCAAGCGCGGTGTCGACATGTTCGACTGCATTCTGCCTGCTAAGAACGCGCAGGACGGCCTTGTGTACACCAGCAGGGGTGTGCTCCGCTACAAGAACGCCAAGTTCGCCGATGACGACCGCCCGCTCGATCTGGAATGCGGCTGCCATTGCTGCCGGAACTACACCCGCGCCTACGTGCGCCACCTGTTCAAGACCAAGGAACCCCTCGGCTGGACGCTATCGACGTTGCATAACCTGCATTTCTACCTTCACCTGATGCAACAGGCTCGTGACCACATCGAGGCGGGCGATTTCGAGGACTGGTCTGCCGAAATTATTCCGCAACTCCAGCAGGAAGCTTAA
- a CDS encoding GNAT family N-acetyltransferase has product MPVREMKIDDLPQVLQIQKALAFQDWNERQFIAEITANYALCVVYEEAQFNEDPRDSIGASPLQNDSKDILGYAVFHLMGPDSELLSIAANASHQRAGIGTALLNAGLAHLDFAKGDKMFLEVREGNTKARRFYEKHGFEPYAERKKYYADGENAILYQKSK; this is encoded by the coding sequence ATGCCCGTTCGCGAAATGAAAATAGATGACTTGCCGCAGGTCCTTCAAATCCAGAAGGCGCTTGCCTTCCAGGACTGGAACGAGCGGCAGTTTATTGCAGAAATCACGGCGAACTATGCCCTGTGCGTCGTTTACGAGGAAGCGCAGTTTAACGAAGATCCCCGTGATTCTATCGGGGCTTCGCCCCTCCAGAATGACAGCAAGGATATATTGGGTTATGCCGTCTTCCATCTGATGGGCCCGGACAGCGAACTTCTGAGTATCGCCGCAAACGCGTCGCACCAGCGCGCAGGAATCGGCACGGCGCTATTGAACGCGGGCCTTGCGCATCTCGATTTCGCAAAAGGCGATAAAATGTTCCTCGAGGTCCGCGAAGGCAATACAAAAGCCCGCCGCTTCTACGAGAAGCATGGTTTCGAGCCATACGCAGAGCGCAAGAAGTACTATGCCGACGGTGAAAACGCAATACTTTATCAGAAATCAAAATAA
- a CDS encoding YdcF family protein, with the protein MTKILMQDKNTRKRSRKVLGAIIVVVFCLLAAIYVVVEKSGKWLVVNDEFEHATWAVILDGQSANMERNDYVADLKAQGKVDSVLILGRRVYRDKSNVDFYAEDFMRLGKFNPATIFLVRHDDPSTLSEACTIIPWLKKHKADTVLLVTAAPATRRAKRIFETLSGDSPVYVTADIGYKQQYIADAWIFNRESRKSWLREWFALAHSYLDLAGAYPLSESDSTYFSKIRSIAEEEKDEPVIDLFNLQKSEEKPEKELPRDTVAVPAPAGDSAQATSSSQANTNNLK; encoded by the coding sequence GTGACTAAGATTCTGATGCAGGACAAGAATACGCGCAAAAGGAGCCGCAAGGTTCTGGGTGCGATTATAGTCGTGGTATTTTGCTTGTTGGCCGCCATCTATGTCGTTGTGGAAAAGAGCGGCAAGTGGCTCGTGGTCAATGACGAGTTCGAACACGCCACCTGGGCAGTGATTCTTGACGGGCAATCCGCGAACATGGAAAGGAATGACTACGTGGCAGACCTGAAGGCTCAAGGGAAAGTCGATTCCGTGCTTATCCTCGGGCGGCGCGTCTACCGCGACAAGAGCAACGTGGACTTTTACGCCGAAGACTTCATGCGCCTCGGCAAGTTCAACCCCGCCACAATTTTCCTTGTCCGGCACGACGACCCTTCCACGCTGAGCGAGGCGTGCACGATTATTCCCTGGCTCAAGAAACACAAGGCGGATACGGTCCTTCTGGTTACGGCGGCTCCGGCCACCCGCAGGGCGAAGCGCATTTTCGAGACGCTTTCGGGTGATAGTCCCGTGTACGTTACCGCAGATATTGGTTACAAGCAGCAGTATATCGCCGATGCCTGGATTTTCAACCGCGAGTCGCGCAAGAGCTGGCTGCGCGAATGGTTTGCCCTGGCCCATTCTTATCTGGACTTGGCCGGTGCATATCCCTTGTCGGAAAGCGATTCAACGTATTTCTCAAAAATTCGTTCCATCGCCGAAGAGGAGAAGGATGAACCCGTCATTGACCTCTTTAACCTGCAAAAGAGCGAGGAAAAACCTGAAAAGGAACTCCCCCGCGACACTGTTGCGGTACCTGCCCCTGCGGGCGATTCCGCCCAGGCTACTTCTAGTTCCCAGGCAAACACGAACAACTTAAAATAA
- a CDS encoding DUF2156 domain-containing protein, with protein MINFKAPELSDRAAAANAVVDSGYIGSDASFANIFLLRQKYGTQIALQDGFLFRYYNGLGSRRGYAFPLGSGEPQAALALIVDDARESGRPLEFCLVDEPRAQILREYFKTAGANGAEPPLHFEENRGDSDYIYSAESLATLAGNQYKKKRNHVSRFNRTYSDYEIRPLTPENFADALTVEKSWLNIETLGESSDTDCECTCECREAAWAERSEDEKSRLSEYCAIREALEHFDALGMKGAVLYIGGVPAGMTMASEILPGVWDTHFEKVIDEYAENGGYAIINKLFAERLVAAGARLINREEDINIEGLRKAKLSYYPQTILDKSHIVILEG; from the coding sequence ATGATAAACTTTAAGGCTCCAGAACTTTCAGACCGGGCGGCAGCGGCAAATGCCGTGGTCGATTCGGGCTATATCGGCAGTGACGCAAGCTTCGCGAACATTTTCCTGTTACGACAAAAGTACGGCACGCAGATTGCGTTGCAAGACGGGTTCCTGTTCCGCTACTACAACGGACTGGGGAGTCGCCGGGGCTATGCTTTTCCGCTCGGGTCGGGGGAGCCGCAAGCAGCTCTCGCACTTATTGTCGATGATGCCCGCGAATCGGGCCGCCCGCTGGAATTCTGCCTGGTGGATGAGCCGCGAGCACAAATTTTGCGGGAATATTTTAAGACGGCTGGGGCGAACGGCGCAGAACCGCCCCTCCATTTCGAAGAAAACCGCGGCGACAGCGACTACATCTATTCTGCCGAAAGCCTTGCCACCTTGGCCGGAAACCAGTACAAGAAAAAGCGCAACCACGTTTCCCGATTTAACAGGACTTACTCGGACTACGAAATCCGCCCGCTTACGCCGGAGAATTTTGCAGACGCGCTCACGGTCGAAAAGAGTTGGCTCAATATCGAAACCTTGGGCGAATCCAGCGATACCGATTGCGAATGCACCTGCGAATGTCGCGAAGCTGCCTGGGCGGAACGCTCCGAAGATGAGAAATCCAGACTCTCGGAATACTGCGCCATCCGTGAGGCTCTTGAACACTTTGATGCTCTCGGCATGAAAGGGGCGGTGCTCTATATTGGCGGAGTTCCCGCTGGCATGACGATGGCTTCAGAAATTTTGCCCGGCGTCTGGGACACGCATTTTGAAAAGGTTATCGACGAATATGCCGAAAATGGCGGTTATGCGATTATTAACAAACTATTTGCCGAGCGCCTCGTGGCTGCAGGTGCCCGCCTTATCAACCGCGAAGAAGACATCAACATCGAAGGCCTCCGCAAGGCAAAACTCTCGT